In Hypanus sabinus isolate sHypSab1 chromosome 10, sHypSab1.hap1, whole genome shotgun sequence, the genomic stretch tgcaggctgcagcctttggggaccgttgtgttgcaatggttggagagagagagagagatttggagaaaaacttgccgactttccttttatgatttcgatccgtcaggagtctcgttgtcgtggcctttcacttgtggcctctcctttagctaaactgttcttccgtgatgagcccgccacccaggcaaaggaggacgcacacgagctctcaccggcctttgctataaaacgctgtcacgggatttctagcgtttctcctggtgcgtctaaaggggttgttctccagaccctcttttatccttactcacggggtctcagaagTCAAtctggttgggatgatgcaatccctcaaccagaccactctggttgtccccgaggggtttcaatgaatagtacagtactcaatacacaattctgtctccaagagacaatggccattattaGTGGTTCTgtttcgctgaggtcaggacacattccaaacttgtgtattctgtgtgtctccctctcatttcctgggtcccaaacccgaattaatagcgatcttgcaattctcaaaaaggagggggtgactttgtacccttcggcccctcagagttgcttcaccttcatatcacccccttccttctaagatttttgccataggtaaaaattaattaatacaaagtcttacaggatttcagaatctaacacaatacaaaaagttttttttcactacagagtaatacagttatacattcaattcagcatctaaacagttagcgattatattgtcacttcctttaatatcttaacatcttgtaccttaataaattcttgtagcgtcagactccaatttaataaccacctatttttttctttttcttcagcaaaacaaaactaaagagttgtgatcttagcttacatgtatactacaaaagttcatgcaaatactaatctttattttactttcaaacttatcagtcaatcttccatggggttgtctttattagttacatgctttgtcgaaatcccttaaaaccgggtcctgttatttaaagtgacatcccgtcaaccctcgccccttttccagttaactcccatgtGGTTAGCTTGtataccagtgtggaataggcttttgcatgctcctttcataggagttattttatcaacaatgttttccaaaagtAGCCCATTGGCTGaatctccacacaattctttatttttaagcaagtcgttagtgttatcttcaggacccttcattctcttagttttcagtttaagatctgcaagcgatccctctttgtccaaacagcatttcaaattctgcctcttcacagcacacccttgaataacattagcgcgtggggcacctttacattacAAATCAACCTGTagttgattcgcaggcaccgtgTTACCCCTGGTTACtacttctgacaccaatccagactttaaattttcttcattcaatttaggaactacacttttccctttttccttcaataataatattcacctcaccaccttttatctcctcactaacttttaacacaccttcgaacacaaacaactgggaattctcacttacCACtacctttcttcactgaaccaagtccatctgacccacaaggactgcattccttttcaactaaatcaaatacctcagactttttctgagttccattactaggttcagtaccacatgcacccacatcttgaacacactcaaacgggacatctgcctcttccaggctttcaataccccaacccttttcaaattctaagttcccctgatcctcccagttactctctgggcaaatcccttccggagtaaactcaaccccgcgggctgaaacaacctcatctgccaacccagcagacttcttcaaggtaatggcatccttttcatctaggactgccctcatttcattatcgggaacacctttacaattttcaacttcttcaaacagttccgtcaaaccagacagatcatccatgtccaactctggaccttctaacagccttatctgtttctcatttttactccgtgcctctacaAACTTCCTCCTGGCTAaaggcaggtctacctcctctcccttacactctttcacctccctattctccgttttaccaccctctaacccctcttggtacagggtcggtaaaaacgtctcagccaaatcgacaTTGGCctttttctcagctgcctttctcgacatacTGCGAGTGTTTGtgcatgtgggatagatcttggaatctaggggcggtacctcaacacttacaggctggcttgtcagctccatggccgaccaaacctcaccaccagctaaattataacccagaaggatgtctacgtcagttctcggaaattctgatcgcacccctatttcaactggtccagataccagctcacaatttataatgatcctatgcaaaggcacggcttctgtcccttttcctatgcctctcaaaggtacctctccagtctcgcaaccaaaatctagtaccttactgggaatcaatgacagctcagctccagtgtctctccagatccgcactggaactggtgtgtctctctctttcacagacacggttccttctgaaataaatttctcagacctctctcgtattctgtctacctggggctttctcgtcgatttactgatcaccacaatacatcctgtagggactgctgctttccattttccagtctccttcctcagagcaaggcacttagatgcaatatgacccacctttccacaaataaactctctggtaacttttatttgaggaaaactttgtcttgtgggttagggcatattcatctgcgaacctagcaaattcggatatggtcttattcggcttctcattcaaatacatctggatatcatctgaaacacaacctttaaattcctcaatcagaattaactccctgagatgtcaaaaatcttcttccaccatttctgctgcacacgaacgatccaagagcacacccttctcataggcaatctctgcatacgtctgattccacactttctttaaatttctgaacttttgtctataggcctcaggtaccaattcgtaggcccgaagaatggcctcttctacttcctcataattctcagactcctccttctccatggacaacgccgcatatgcccattgtgccttcccttttaacacactttgtaacaacgccacccactgatctctgggccacttctgactcactgtcaccttttcaaaatgcaagaaataactatcaacatccgtctcctcaaatggaggtactaacctaaactccctactaacattaaatctctcctctcagtctggcccttgagctctttgctcttgccttaacttctccatgtccagctcatgctgcctctgtttctccttctcctcatactccctctccttttcggctctctccttctcttttttggccctttccttctctttttcagctgttttaacttaatttcatgctccctctgcttctcagctctttccttctcccttttcacctctaactcctttagctggagcttaTGCTCCCATTGCTTTTTggctctttctttttcctttttggctgcttccagctgttttaacttaatttcatgtttcaaccttaatttttccaactctaactgagccgtcccactagctggtaccttttcagggatattttccaatacctcagccaaaaacacattcttcacaatataatactgagttatggccctccgcacctcccgctttttcattgacaacctcacctctgcgagatttagtcctttcgcaatatttatcaagtccgactttgtggcagcctctagcgcctccggAGTCGGGTTTTTTATAAATTCGtctatgtccatctttgctggtttcccgtctggttatccacgcaaccagatccaagtttggacttaaaagcccgatttactggccctccaatttggtatcaaatctcgagacgaggccccacattgttacgaaccccataactgggttacttaccagcaaagatagagaggtccgttggagtctgatgatactatttttaacagtatttattagtaaaaatacacaaaaataatatcaatgcaaatatacagataatatacgtcatcaatactaaatctaaaagtgcgggtataataataataagaaataagctctatcgttgtctaggggataatgtattgtctgatggaaatataaagttcactcagttcatgcaggctgcagcctttggggaccgctgtgttgcaatggttggagagagagagagagatatttggagaaaaacttgccgactttccttttatgatttcgatctgaCAGGAGTCTTGTTGTCGTGGCCTTTCACttctggcctctcctttagctaaactgttcttccgtgaagagcccgccacccaggcaaagGAGGGcgcacacgagctctcaccggcCTTTGCTATAAAATGctatcacgggatttctagcatttctcctggtgcgcctaaaggggttgttccccagaccctcttttatcctttctcacagggtctcagatgtcaatctggttgggatgatgcaatccctcaatcagaccactctggttgtccccgagGGGTTtcgatgaatagtacagtactcaatacacaattccgtctccaagagacaatggccattatcagtggttccgttccactgaggccaggacacattccaaaccttgtgtattctgtgtgtctccctctcatttcctgggtcccaaacctgaattaatagcgatcttgcaattcgaTCTGCTGATCTAACCAAGCCTATGCTGCCGTTTTGACCACGTCTAGTTGACTGCCATGTTGTTCCTCCAAAAGTTTAGCTCTCAGCAACTCTCAATCTCCACATAAAGCTACCTCCGTCAAGGGCAAGATCAGCCTGGCAGTGGCAAAAATGAGGGAACTGCACATTTCAGCCATTTTGGGTGGTCATGCAGACCCGAGACACCATGgaatcttttctggtttccttttGGAGCATCCCTGCCATTATAGGGGGACTTtgaatttgcattagggagaatctGTCCAGGAGCGTCCTCTTTCTTAACTGTTTCAGGTATTTTTTTCGAAGgataaatgggacaatccatcagcatttccatgattactCATCCTATTGAATACGATGTTGTAATTGTGTTCTCAAAAAGATTTGAGGACAGAATACAGCTTCTGCAAACGCTTTGCATCTTCTAACCTTTCTTGAGAAATACTTGCACCAATTCAGTTTGCATATAGCTTTTAACCTCTGACCTGGGAACAGCTTTCCTGGCGAGCCAGAGGGTGTCCAGGAATCCACTTATACAACTGGCAAACTGATCTTTCATGGAGAGCTCTTCCAAGACTCGTAATAGGATAGGGGCATCAAACTTCCAGATGTTGTGACCTATTAGCAAAGGGGTGCCCAGAGCCTTCAGGAAGTGCAGGAAAGCTTCCATGGTTTCCTGGAGGCTGCTGGTGGATTGAGGCTCCCCATACAGGTACAGGACCCCATCCATGACCTGGAATCCATTAATAGCCGATGCACCTTCTGAGATGGACTTGACGGGCAGCAGGTACTTGTCAAAGATCTTCTCACCGCTTACTGCTGACAGCTGTACCATATCACAATTACTTTCTGGAAGACATAATGTTCAAACACAACATTCCTTTCGGGCCTTTGTAAACGTTATGCAGACCTTCAGTTTGGACACGTCCCTGCTGCCTGGCCGGGGCAGCCCCTGACCACCGCGTCTCCCTCTCCTGTTGGTTGTGGCAGGAGAGTGAAAGTGACCGGAAGTTCACAATGGAGCTCAGGTAATCCCACAATCCTCTACCATAGTGGAAGCCCCCTAGTAATGCATCAGTTCACTAAGTACTTGAAGCACCTAGCAGAACTCATCTCTTCCTGTGCCATCGAGCAGATGTAACATGACTCGTGAACATCAGTTTTTCAATGGTAACTTGACAAGCTGAAAGTGGACAGATCTTACTGGAGAATAAAGTTGAAGATTAGATTTAAAAGGTAATGTGCTGTGCTGCTTATGGCAGTGCTGGAGTGCTTCTGCTGTTGGGTGTGACTGAAACTGCTGCTTCAAGTTCAGATCATGTTGACAAATAAAAATAAGCTGAAACAACCAAAAAGCAAACTGCAGCTAAAGATAGCTTGATCTGAAACCGAAGTTTGTGCCTACTCAACAGCCTACAAAGAGCAATGCCCACTGCTGCTAGACCTTCTACACTTCTTGTCGCTGTCCTGGGGTGCTCTCTCGTGCAGCAAGAACAGGAATTCTCTGCTGGCTTAGTACATCCTGTCTCTGTCCACCCAGAATTTGTAAACTTCGAGCATGCGATAAACAGATCAGACGGCAGTGAAAGTgcaacattcaacattttaagatGAGCTCTTgcataacaatggccactctgatTTTGCTAATGGTACCTCAGGAGCCCTGTGTGAAACAGGCATTATTGAGAAGCCGCTGTCATCATATGGTTTTATTCAATGCACTGAACCACAAGCCATTGTTCACAGTACAGTAGTAATCTTCAGATCTGAAAATGGGAGATGATGTGGAATTGGAAGTGTCCTCTGACAGACAGACTGGAAAActaatcaacacgtacaaacaagctggatgaattcagcaggtcgggcagcatcagttgaaatgagcagtcaacgtttcgggccgagacccttcatcaggactgaagaaggagggggcagtggccccataaagaaggtggaaggtgccaggtgaaaaaccaatcagaggaaatatcaaggggtgggggaggggaagcaggaaggggataggctggagaggtgaagaaggaatgtaaggggaaaacactatgggtagtagtagaaggcagagccatgagagaggtgataggcagctagaacaggaggcagagtgaaagtgggatgggggaagggagagggagggaattaccagaagttggagaattcgatgctcatgccaaggggctggagacaacccagacagtatatgagtttggccttatcatggcagtacaggaggccatgtatggacatatccgaacgggaatgtgaagcagagttgaagtggatggcaaccaggagatcctgtctgtaaAATTGGACTGGAAAACCAATTGCTGTCGAATTGCTGAAAATAAAACCTGAAATTTTGCCTGAAGAAAGGATCACTGGTCAGGAAATGTTTTATCTGACCTGAAGATGTTGATGGAAATGTCCAACTTGAAACAGGAGATAAAGTTTCTTTCTCCATGGAAACAAATAAACATACTGGTGCCGTAAATGCTCACAATATTGTACTGGTGAAGAAGAAATGGGGCAGATGTCAAGGAGTAGTTTGTGCGATGAAGGAAGTATTTGGATTCATTGAAAGAGTTGACCTTTTGAAAGAGATCTTCTTCCATTATAGTGAATTCAAAGAAATCTGGACACATTGCAGCCAGGAGATGATGTAGAATTTACTATTAAAGAAAGAAATGGAAAAGAAGTTGCCACTGAAGTAAAATTGTTACCCCCAAGGAACTGTTATATTTGAAGATGTTAGTATTGAACAGTTTGATGGAACTGTCACCAAAGTTATTCCAAAAGTATCCAGTAAAACCCAGACTGATCCTTTGCCAGGACGTATCAAAGTAAACTTTACCAATTCCAAAGAGCTTCCCTTTGGAGATAAGGATACCAGATCTAAAGTTACTTTATTAGAAGGTGACCATATTAAGTTTTATATCTCTACTGATCGACATGACAAATTAGAATGTGCTACAAATATTGAAATTCTGACTGATTCTTTTGAGTTAACTGGAGAAACTAGAGAAATGGGTGTGATAGCACAATGGATTTGGTTTCATTAAATGTGTAGATCGTGATACTCAAATGTTCTTCCACCTTAGTGAGATCATGGATAGTCTGCAGCTCCACATCTCTGACGATGTTGAATTCACTGTTGTCCCTGACGTTCTTTCAGCTCAAAGGAACCATGCAATCCGTATTAAAAAGCTTCCAAAAGTGACAGTGTCATTTCACACACAGCCTGAGCAGTGTTACTTTGGAATTGTGGAGAAAGAAGCTACCGGTTCAGTATTCAAGTCCACTAGCCCTGCTAAGAGTAAAGAAAAGGATTGTGAAGAGGGAGTCATTGCATATGATGAAGCTGGGATAAGAATGACTGTACCATACCATATAAAGGAACTGGAAGGGTGTGCTTGGTGATAAGATTGAATTTAGCGTTAGTGAAATTAAAAGAACTGGTCTACAGAGTGCAATATCAATCAAAAATCTAAATCATTACCCCAGTGCTAAGAGACTTGTAGGATATGTGGCAGCATTGTAAAATAACTTTGGTTTCATCGAAACTTCTCAACATGATCAAGAAATTTTCTTTCACTACAGTGAGTTCTCAGGCGATATCCAGAAGTTGGAGACATTGTAGAATACAGTTTGTCAAAGGGGAAAGGAAACAAGGTGAGTGctgaaaaaattgccaagattaCAGCAGTAAATGGTCCCAGTGATGAAGTCTATCCAACAGTCTGCACTGGGAAAGTCCAGTGCATTAGGGACTTGCTGAGATTACGGAGGAAGGGACTATGAAAGGTGAAGTATATCCTTTTAGCATAACCAGTTTGGCAAACAGAACAGATTGTCTTCAGAGGGAGAAACTATCAAGTTCCAGCTATGTACTGGCTCAAACAGGACAAAAGTTGGCCTACAATGCCAGACCCTTGCGAAAAGGCACCATGGACTGTGTAAAAGACCAGTTTGGATTCATTGACTATGAAGTTGGTGATGGTAAAAAGCTGTTCTTCCGTGTGACTGAGGTGCTGGATGGTGTGGAGTTGCAGCCTGGAGATGAAGTTGAATTTTCTGTCATCTTAAATCAGTGTACAGGAAAGTGTAGT encodes the following:
- the LOC132401260 gene encoding cold shock domain-containing protein E1-like, translating into MKGEVYPFSITSLANRTDCLQREKLSSSSYVLAQTGQKLAYNARPLRKGTMDCVKDQFGFIDYEVGDGKKLFFRVTEVLDGVELQPGDEVEFSVILNQCTGKCSACNVFRVSEGPWPVAAPRPDRSVHHLKRITLDDASAPKLVVLHQPKGPDNSKGFTVKRKIRQAGVTD